The Deinococcus detaillensis DNA window CCGCGTCCAACATGCCGTTGGCATTGGTATCGGTGTAGTAGGTCACGTTGACGGTCTGGTCGGCACCGCTGGTCAGCTTAACGACGGTGCTGCCGGAGATCACGAAGCGGTCAGGTGCGCCGCCCGTGTTCTTGACGCCCATCGGCAAGAAGGCGTTGGTGGTGTTGGTGCAGACCTTGGGATCCACGTTGACCGCTGTGGGGTCCTTGGGATCGGGGCTGGCCGGGGTGGCCGGAACGGCGGGGATGGGGGTGGGATCGGTGCCGGGATTCTTGGGATCCACGTCACCGAACTTGGCTCCCGGCAGGTTGACGATGTCCTTGGTGGTGTCGGTCTTGGTAGGATCGTTGCCGCTGATGACCGTCAGGGTCACAGTGGGCTGCTTGGTCGCGTCGGCAGAGGTCGAGCCAGCAAGCAGCGTCACTTTCACGAGGATATCGGTGGTGCCACCGGGGTTCACGCTGGGCGTCTGGGTAAACGGCGTGCCGTCAGGGTTGAGCAGCACGGTGGTGGAGCCAGCCGGGAAATCGGCGGGGTTGGTCGTCACCGTGAAGATGTCGGGACGGTTGCCGTTGTTCTTGATGGTGTTGGTGAAGGTAATGGTGGTGGTGGTGGTGGTGGCGTTGGCCGTCTGGGTGTCTTTGCCGTTCTGGTCAGGGGTGATCGGCACGCCTTCAGGCGAGGTGTAGACCGGGGTGCCGCCAACCGCCGTGGGATCGTTCTTCGGCCCGATGACGCCGCCGTCCTGACGGGCGATGGTGGTGGTGTTGGAGTTGTTGGCATCAATGGGCAAGTTGATGACGAGGCCCTGATCCTTGGCAGCGTTGGGGTTGCGGGTGCCGGTCGGGTCTGCGCCGTATTTTTCGGTGTTCAGGGCCGTGGTGGGGACGGTATAGACCTGGTAGAACTTGACGGTCTGATCCTGATTGACACCGCTGATGGTCGTGATCGGCGTTCCCGCTGCTGTAAGTTCGGCAGGGCTAACAAGGCCGTCGTTGTTGGTGTCGGGATTGGTGAGGTAATAAAGCACATTGGTGCCGGGCTTGACCACGCCGGTGGGATCAGGCAGGTTGCCCAAGGTGTACGACTCGCCCGGTACGTTGCCGGTGTTGGTGATCTGGTAAGGAAACACGACCACGTCGCCGGGCTTGCCGTTGTTGTTGGTCTGACCAGGCTTGGTGTAGTCCGGCTTGGTCACGTCTGCACTGCCGTCGTTGGGGGTCAGCACAAAGCTCGGCACCGGAGTAACTGTCGTCTTGACGGGCGGTGAGTCCACCGGGGGCTGCTCAGTGCCGCCAAAATCCGAAAAGTTCAGGGTGGCGGTGTTGGTGATGACAGTTCCAGCAGGAGTGGCTGTCGCGCCTGCCGCGCTTACTGCCATTGCCGCCATCAAAGAAACAATTGACCAGTACTTTTTCATATCTTCTCCTCCGCACTCAAAATGCGGCTACTGCTAAAAATCTGCCGGGTTGGCAATACTTGTTGGCGCTGCTTCAAAGAACCCGCTCAATTGACTTTCACGCGAAAGCTGAGCTTTAACGTTTCGTCCGGCTTTAAGGTGTCGAGCAGCCAGCGCACATTGGTGTATTCGCTGGATTTGATCTCGCGCGTGACCGATTTACCTTCGACGGTTTCGGTGCACTTCAGAGGAGCTTCGGCGTAAGCCAGCGCTTTTCCGGCACAAGCAGCCGTGAACTGGGTCGTCCAGCGGTCATTGCTCGGGGTGACCGAGCCGAGAAATTGAGTACCTTGCGGAATGGGAACGCCGACTCTGATCTTGTTGAGCACTTTGCCCGAAACATTTTGGGCCGTGACTTCTTCGATCAGCACTGCGCCGGGCAACACTGAAGACGGCGCAGAAACGCGCTCCTCAGCGGCTTTACCATCTTTTTGCACAGTGCGGATCAGGTCTTGGTCGAGGGTAAGTTTGACAGGCGACGCACTTTGTGCAGCGGCCGCCCCCCAGAGTCCAATACTCAAACCGGCGAGAAGGAAAAGTTGACATTTCATCAAGTGCCTCCAAAACCAAAAAAAATCGACAGCCGAGTAAGCTTTCGCTCTACTCATTCTGTCGGTCGCGCCACTCGCTCCGCATCTGGTAAGGCGCCCGAATAGGCCAGATGTTTCATCGCTCCTGAACAAGCTGATAGTAGCTCAATCTCAGGGTCCTCATGCAACCCCCTCCTATGAGAAGTTTTTCATAGTCAGGGGGGGTTGACACCGGAAATTGTAACAGGTTCTCTTAAGCGGGAGTGAAGTTTTCTGCAAAAAGCCGTCTAGGGCGAGATTTTTTTCATGGCACTCTCTCGCCTAGGCACGTACACATTGAGCCAAAAATGGGTGGACAACCCCCATTTACCCCCAGCAACCAGCCCTTAATGAGAGCGTGAGAAGGCCATTTACCCTTCATTTGCGGCTACATCCCCCCCATCTTTTTTGGATTAAAGACAGATGCACCGGCTGATTAGGTGATTCTTAGTGAAATTTATTGGCCGCTTGAAGCAGTATCAACGGCCAATTCGGTGACACCGCACCTACCGGGCTGCCCACTTCAGCTCAAGACAAGCGCTGCTGTCCTTAAACGCCGTAGCGCCCCGACAGGGCCTTCTCGACTGGTGTGCCTGTCGCGCCGTCAAAGGCGTCAATCTCTTCGATGAAGCGGTCAAACAGGTAACGGCTGTCGTGCGGCCCCGGCGAGGCTTCAGGGTGGTACTGGACACTGAACACCGGGTAGCGGCTGTGGGCCATGCCCTCTAGGGTCTGGTCGTTGAGATTGAGGTGGGTCGCCACGAATTCGCCGTTGGGGATGCTGGCCAAGTCCACTGCGTAGCCGTGATTTTGGGCAGTAATTTCGACGTTGCTGGTCAGCAAGTTCTTGACCGGTTGGTTGCCGCCCCGGTGTCCGAATTTCATTTTGAAGGTCTGACCGCCCGCCGCCAAGCCCAAAATCTGGTGGCCGAGGCAAATCCCGAAGGTGGGCAGCAGGCCCATCAGTTCCCAAGCGGTGCGGTGGGCGTAAGTCGGCGCGGACGGATCGCCTGGGCCATTGGACAAAAACAAACCGTGTGGCTGGAGCGCCATCACCTGCGCGGCGGTGGTCTGGGCCGGAACCACAATCGGCTCGATACCGACTTCCGCGAGGCGCTCGATAATGGTGTGCTTGATGCCGAAATCCATCAAGACCACCCGCTTGCCGTGCTTGAGCGTCGGGAAAGCGTAGGGCAAGGCGGTGGTGACTTCTTGGGTCATGTCACGCCCGTCGATGTCTTCATGCTGAAGCGCCCGCTGCACCAGCGCCATTTCTTCTTCCACGCTGAATTCGCCGTAGGAATCTTCGGGATGGGTAAAACTGCGGTGCGCTACCACACCTTTGACCACGCCGCCTTCACGCAAGCGCCTCACCAGAGCGCGGGTGTCGATGCCCTGAATACTGACGACACCGTGACTCTGCATAAACGATTCCAGCGACTCTTGGGCGCGGTAATTGGAAAAGCCGTCGCTGAACTCGCGCCCGATGAATCCGCGTACGAACGGCTTGTTGCTCTCCATATCGTAGATTGCCACGCCGTAGTTGCCGATATGCGGATACGTCATGGCGACGATTTGGCCGTTGTAGCTGGGGTCAGTCATGATCTCTTGGTAGCCGGTCATGGAGGTGTTGAAGACCACTTCGCCTACTGTTTCGCCCCGGTGCCCGAAAGCGTAGCCCCGGTACACGGTGCCGTCTTCCAGCGCCAGCACTGCACGTTCTTTACGAATCATTTTCCTCTCCTCCATTTGCGCCTCTCGGGACGCCTTTGATGGTGCCGTCAGCATAGTAGCGGGCCGTCGCCAGCGCTACCGTCTGCGGCGCACATCTTTTCTGTATGCAAGCAGTATGCAGCCCTAAAAAAGCTGCCCGACTGATTCTACAGCGGCAGGCAGCTTTTTTGAGGGAAATCGGCCAACACTCAACTTAAGTGGAATGTGGCCAAATTGTATTTTCTTGCAGATTTACTGAATAAAGATTAAAAAAGAGGTTAGCCGCCCAGCTTTTATTTGCCCCAGCGGTAAGCCACTTTGGACTGAGTGACGATGAGATTGTTGCTGACGCTGCTCTGCGAGGACATGCCGCCGTAGCGGTTAATCAGATCGGTGGTCACTGCCGCGACTGGTTTAAGCACACCTTCCATAGCCTTCATATCGGCTTGGCCGGCGCTGGCCGTAAACAGTTTCATCAGCTGGGCGTTGGTGACTTTTTGCGGAGCGCGGGCGTACTGCCACCCGGCAGAGCCGCTGGTCGTCAGGTTCGCCGCCATGAACTTGGGATCGCTCGCCAATTTGGGCGCGTTCTCGGCCAGCGCCGCCGCCAAGGCTTTTTGGCTGAAAGCGGTGACGAGGTAACCGTCTTTGAAGGCGTAGACCATTTTGAGACTGCCCAGCATGGCATTGACCTGCTTGATGCTGCTGGCCGCGCCCGCCAGCGCTCCCAGTTCCATTTCGGAGCTGGCCATTCCCTGAAGGCCGCTGAGGTTGGCTTTGTTCATCATCTTGTCCAGCGTCTTGGCAACGCCCGCGACGGCCATGTTGACCGAGGCGGCGTATTTGGGCATGGCCGCCTGAGCCGCCGCCATGTCGCTGACTTTTTGATAAGTGACTGTGTAATCGAACGACTGCGCGGTATTGGCAGAATTGAAGCTGGCCACCATGCCGCCTGCCAAAGTGACCTGAGCGCACTGATCGCCCAAGTAGCGTGAGGACTCTTCCAAGTAGCTAGACAGCTGGCTGTCGGTCAGGAAGCCGACCGGATCGAACAAATCGATGCGGTTGAGCCAACGGGCCGCGTAGGCGTTACTTTCAGAGGCGCAGGCGCTTGTCACCACCGTTTCGGCACTGGCAGGGATCATGTTTTGAACGTCGAAGTCGGTGGAATGGGTCAGGACGCGGTAAAGCGGCTGATCTTTGCCGTAAGCGTTGGCGGCGTGGGCCGACTGAGCGCTGAACCCCTGCGCGTTGGTGGAAAAGCCTGCCGAGTAGGTGCCCAGGGTGTCCACAGCGTCCACCACCGGCGAGAGCAGGCGCGGCAAGAAAATCTGGGCAAGCTGGTTGCGGGCGACTTTGGCGATGCCGGAAAAGTTGAGAAACAGCGACAGTTCCTGCTGGCCCACCGCTTTGGTCGGCACGCTGTAGCTCACCGAATCGCCGAGGCGTGGGGCCACTTTGCCGCTCAGGCGAGCCAAGTAGCTCATCAGCAAGCTTTTGTCGCTGGAGAGGTAGACCAGTCCTTTGGCCTGACCCACAAACATCCCGTCTTGGCGAACGAAGGGATAAACGCCGACTTTGGCTCCGGGCTTTTGTTCAATCATGCTCCGGAAAAACTCGCTGGAAAATTCGTCCACCCGCGTGACGGCAAGGAGTTGCGGCTCAAACGCCTGAGCGCCGCCGCCGACGCTGAACACGCCCGCCACCGCTTCTTTGCCGATAGAGCTTTTGAGCACTTGCTCAAAGCCCGAAATGCTGCCCATCATGCTCCGGCTCTGTTGATCGCCCATGACATTTTTCATCACGCCGCCAACGAGGCCCGTGAAGCGGTCAAGGGCCGCGCCCGCGTCGTGGGTTTCGAAGGTGAGCAGCGCTCCGGCAGGAAGTTGGTCGGTTAAGGAAGCGGCTTGGGCCGTTGCGCCGAGGGAAGAGACGAGCAGAGTCAGGGTGAGAAGTTTCTTCATACAAGCAGTGTAAGGGAAGAGGGCAAAGTCAGTCGGCTGCTTTGTCCTCTCCCCCTTTGGCTCAACTGAGTTCAAAATTGGGCGTTACGTCAGCGCCCGGAACATGGCGATTTCATTGCAGTTCTCAAAAAAGGCGCAGCGCTGGCACTCGCTCCAGACTTTGGGGTGCAGATTGGTTTTGTCGATGCGCTCAAAACCGCACTTTTCAAAAAAGCCTTGCTGATACGTCCACGCGAACAGCGCAGGCAAAGCGATGTCGCGGGCCTCATCCTCGCAGGCCGCCACCAGCTTTTTGCCGAGGCCGCGCCCCTGCATGACCGGATGAATGGCCAGTCCGCGCACTTCGGCGAGGTCGGGAGCCAGCATATGCAGGCCGCAGACGCCCACCAAGCCTTCTGCTTTGCCCTGATATGCCGCTGCAAAATACAAATGGAAGTCGCGGATATTTTCGGCCAGCAGGACGCGGCTTCTGACCAGCATTTGGCCCTGCGCTGCCCAGTAGCCGATCAGGGCGTGAATGGACTCGATATCGCTGAGACGGGCTTTGCGGGTGCTGAGAGGAGCCTCAGGGTGAACATCAGACAGGATGATCGAATCGAGCGCCAAAGTCATGCCAGCACCGCCAGAATCAGCAAATGGTGAGCGCTTAGCTCAAATCGCGCATCCAAGTGGTGCCGCCGGGACGGGTGCCCGCCGCGCGGTAGTGGGCCACTTGCGGCGCGTCGGGAAGGTCGCCCATCACGACGGCCAGCGGCACCTGCACGAAGTGAAAGCTCTCCCAGTCGCCGCCGGTGGAAAACATGTACAGCACTTTGTCGCCGTGTTGACGGGCATGCTCCACCGCGCTCTGCACCAACTGACGGCCCAAACCCTGCCCACGCGCCGAAGGCACAACCGCTGCGCCGCGCAGGAGTGAAGCGCCCTCGCCGTGTTCCAAGCCGATTGCGCCCACCGGCTGACCATTTTGCTCGAGGAGCCAGTAGGTCGTGCCGACCACCATCACGGCGTCGGGCGAGAGGCCAGCGTCCTGCATCACTTTGACGACGGCGGCGTAATCGTTGGGGGTGGCGAGGCGCAGTTGGCCTTGGGCCGTATCGGACGGAGTGGTAACAGGCTGGGTCATGGAAATTCCTCCTCAGGAAGAGAGTGCTGACGTGTAGGGCACACAATTGAAGGTGGCTGAACCACGGTTTTGAGTAAGCGTAGTTTGCACCCTTAATCGCCTGTTCGTCTAGCACTTGCGTTTTTAGACAAGATGTGGTTACTGGGCAAGGGACAATCACGCGCCCATCACCCGCTTCCAAGCTTGCTCGCGCTCAATCCAACCGCGAGACTGGCCGCTGAGCACTTGCGGGGCGCTCGGCAGGGCGGCTGAGACTTCGGCGCTGCTGACCGGCACGAAGCCGAACGGCTCCCAGAATGGGCCAGCGCCGCTGCTGAACAAATACAGTTGCTTGTCGCCGCGCAGGGTGGCATACGTCAGAGCGCTCATCACCAGCGCCCGCCCCAGCCCCCGCCGCCTTGAGGCGGGTAAGACGCTGGCCGAACGCAGCAAACTGGCCCCCTGTCCAAGCTCTAAGCCGATGCAGCCCGCCGGAATGCCGTTGAGGTCGGCCATCCAGTATGTGCAGCCCTCCAAAGTGGCGGTGATGGCGCTGCGTTCGGTGCTCAGCCCTGCCGCCAAGATGAGGTCGCGGATGGTGTCTAAATCGCTCAGCTTGGCTTGACGAATGGTGATGTGGGGCGTGGTGGACGTATCAGGAGCTAGGATCATGGATTTACCTCTGGGGAAGCGGGAGACGTGAGCCGTAAGCATGGCTTAACGCTGCTGTCGTCGCTCCTGTGCCGCTTTGAGGAAGTACCGCAGGCCCGCCCCCGCCGCTACGTCAGTGTTCCAGCGGGGAATAATGTGCAAGTGAACGTGCGGGATGTGCGCCCCGCCTGCCGGGTAGACATTCCAGCCAATGGTGTAACCGTCCGGCTTAACGCTGGCGTCCAAGTGCACCCGAACTTCGGCCAGCAGCGCGTGGGTGGCGGCGGCTTCCTCTGGCGTGAGGTCAAAGACGGTTTGGCAAGGCCGCTTGGTGACAATAAAACCGGAGTACGGCAAACCGTCTGCGTAGCGCGAGTCTTGCGAGTAGACGCACCACTCATTTTCCAGCAACACCTCACCGCCCGCGAACTCGGCCCGCGTGGAAAGAGGATTTCCGTCGGGGTGGGCCAGATGATGCGCCCACTCAGCCTGACGCTTACCGAGCAGGGTACCGCCCAGCTCCAGCGTGACGTTCACTGTTTCAGCGCCGCCTTGGCTGCTTCCACTGCTTCGCGCACCCGCTGGGGAGCAGTTCCGCCGTAGCTCAGCCGGTTCTTGACGCTTTCTTCCACCGTCAGAGTCTGGGCGATTTCGGCGCTCAGCAGCGGGTGGGCCGACTTCAATTCGTCGTCGGTGAGTTCCCAGAGCTGGCGGCCAGAGCGGGAGGCAACGCCCACCAAGCCGCCCACGACTTCATGCGCCTCGCGGAACGGCACCCCCTGACGCGCCAAAAAGTCGGCGACATCGGTGGCAGTGGAGTAACCCCGCGCAGCAGCGGCTTTAGTGATTTCAGCGTGCCAGACAGTTTTGGGCATCATCTCGGCGTACAGGCGCAGCACGATGCTCAGGGTGTCATAGCTGTCGAACACGCCCTCTTTGTCTTCCTGCAAATCTTTGTTGTAAGCCAGCGGCGTGCCTTTGACCACTGTCAGCAGGCCCATCAAGTTGCCGAACACTCGCCCCGCTTTGCCGCGTGCCAGCTCAGACACGTCGGGATTTTTCTTCTGGGGCATGATGCTGCTGCCAGTGGTGTGCGAATCAGGCAACGTCAAAAAGCCAAATTCAAAGGTGCTGTACAAAATCAGTTCTTCGCTGAGGCGCGACAAATGGGCGCTGAGAATGGCGCAGGCGCTCAGAAACTCTAGGGCGAAGTCGCGGCTGCCCACGCCGTCTAAGCTGTTGGCGGTGGGGCGGGCAAAGCCGAGGGCGGCGGCGGTAGCGTGGCGGTCAATCGGCCAAGGCGTTCCGGCCAGTGCCGAGGAGCCGAGGGGAGACTCGTCCATGCGCGTCGCGGCGTCGCGCAAGCGGCCTTCGTCGCGCTCCAGCATCGCCACATAAGCCATAAACCAGTGGCTGAGCAAGATGGGTTGGGCCACCTGCAAATGGGTGTAGCCGGGCAAAATCACTTCGGCTGACAAGTGCTTCTCGGCTTCTGCGAGCATCACGGCCCGCAGCGCCCGCGTTTTGGCGGCCAAGTCCAGCGCGGCTTCTTTGGTAAATAAGCGGAAATCCACAGCCACCTGATCGTTGCGGCTGCGGGCGGTGTGGAGCTTGCCCGCCACCGGCCCAATCCGGTCACGCAGGGCAGCTTCCACGTTCATATGCACGTCTTCACGGTCCAGTCGCCATTCAAACGTTCCGACGCGGATATCGGTGAGCACGTCATCAAGACCGCTCTGAATCTGCTCAACTTCCTCGGCGCTCAGAATCCCAACTTGGCCCAGCATGGCGACGTGCGCCAGCGAGCCGCGAATGTCTTGCTCGGCCAGGCGCTGGTCAAAGCCCACCGAGGCGTTGAAGAGTTCCACTAGGCCGTCGGTGGCTTCGGCAAAGCGGCCACCCCAGAGTTTCTTATCTTTGATGTTGATATTGGTCACGTTCAGTCTCCCGCTTTAGATTTGGATAATTTAAGTTGATTGTTCAAAACAGCAGTCATCTCCTCATCCGATACGTCTTTACAAGCCCACAATTCAGTTGCGCCTGAAATACCGATTTTGAAAAGTTTAACCACGATGTAGATAAAGAAAGCTGGAGAACGAAGGACCTCAGAATTCAAACTCTTGATGAGTTGTAGTGGCAGAGTTCCCAAACTCTGTGATTTCAGCAAACGCTGCAGCTCCAGTTCTTCCCTCGGCAACTCAGTCTTGCTTGACATACCACCGACCTCGGATTTCCCAAACTGGCAAATGCATACGCCTCCTCACTCTTCACGTACACCAGCTGCCCGGCGTCACGGGGTCTCCATGATCAAACGCAGTTCATTCGTGGAGCCAAATCCCAGCTTCTCGTAGGTGCGCTTCCCGGCATCAGAAGCATGCAGGCTGATATAGCTCACGTTCCGAATCGCGCATTCGGCCAGTAGCGCCTGCATCAAGTGTCGGGCCAGCCCCTGCCCACGCTGTGGCGTGGCCACGTAGACGTTCAGGATATAGGCCCGCGTCGTGACGAGACTACGCGGGCTGGGCGGAAACTCCTGCCAGATCACACCAGCTCCGGCCACCACCCACCCACCGGTTTCAATCAGGACGCCGGAATAAGCTCCGCTTTCCAGCCCACAGCGCAGCCATTTCAGACTATCCGCCGATGCCGCCTGCACCCGCTCCAGCGCACTGCCCATGTCGGTGTACATGGCGTCACGCTGAACCTGAATAATTTCGGCGTCCTGAGCCGTCGCTGTGCGGAGAACGTACTCCTCCGGCAAGTTCATTTACTCTGACTTGGCCTTGGCTTCAACCCGCGCCTGAACCCGCATCCTGAGGGCATTGAGCTTGATGAACGCGCCCGCATCGTGCTGGTTGTAGTCGCCGCCCGCTTCAAAGCTCACCAAGTCTTTGTCATACAAGCTGCGCGGCGCTTTGCGGCCGACCACGTCGCAGTTGCCTTTGTACAGTCTCAGGCGAGCTGTTCCGGTGACGCTCTGGGCCACGTGGTCGATGTAGACCTGCAGCGCTTCACGTTCGGGGGCAAACCAAAAGCCGTTGTAGACCAGTTCGGCATATTTGACGCCCAGCGCGTCGCGTTGGTGCAGCACCTCACGGTCAAGCGTCAGGCTTTCCACTGCGCGGCGGGCGTGATACAGCAGCGTGCCGCCGGGCGTTTCGTAGACGCCGCGCGATTTCATGCCCACGAAGCGGTTTTCCACCAGGTCGATCCGGCCCACACCGTTGCGGCCGCCGATCTGATTGGCTTTGGTCAGCAGTTCGGCAGGGCTCAGTTGCTCGCCGTTAATGCTGACCGGATCGCCGTTCACGAACTCCACTTCCACATATTCAGCTTCGTTGGGCGCGTCTTCGGGGCTGACCGTCATCTTGAACATA harbors:
- a CDS encoding DUF11 domain-containing protein; its protein translation is MKKYWSIVSLMAAMAVSAAGATATPAGTVITNTATLNFSDFGGTEQPPVDSPPVKTTVTPVPSFVLTPNDGSADVTKPDYTKPGQTNNNGKPGDVVVFPYQITNTGNVPGESYTLGNLPDPTGVVKPGTNVLYYLTNPDTNNDGLVSPAELTAAGTPITTISGVNQDQTVKFYQVYTVPTTALNTEKYGADPTGTRNPNAAKDQGLVINLPIDANNSNTTTIARQDGGVIGPKNDPTAVGGTPVYTSPEGVPITPDQNGKDTQTANATTTTTTITFTNTIKNNGNRPDIFTVTTNPADFPAGSTTVLLNPDGTPFTQTPSVNPGGTTDILVKVTLLAGSTSADATKQPTVTLTVISGNDPTKTDTTKDIVNLPGAKFGDVDPKNPGTDPTPIPAVPATPASPDPKDPTAVNVDPKVCTNTTNAFLPMGVKNTGGAPDRFVISGSTVVKLTSGADQTVNVTYYTDTNANGMLDAGEVALPTVAGGQDTGPIAPGATLKLVAVIPVPCASAQGTYTINQKAVSPISGTIPDTNDTVKVGGNGTPPVVTKTVDKDKAQPGDLLTYTISGTNKANANIVKAILKDTVPANTNYVSFAATSTSTGKVLYSTNGTTWSANAPAAPQPDGSTIYTGVDTNNDGNITNADILKPGESISATFKVTVK
- the argH gene encoding argininosuccinate lyase yields the protein MTNINIKDKKLWGGRFAEATDGLVELFNASVGFDQRLAEQDIRGSLAHVAMLGQVGILSAEEVEQIQSGLDDVLTDIRVGTFEWRLDREDVHMNVEAALRDRIGPVAGKLHTARSRNDQVAVDFRLFTKEAALDLAAKTRALRAVMLAEAEKHLSAEVILPGYTHLQVAQPILLSHWFMAYVAMLERDEGRLRDAATRMDESPLGSSALAGTPWPIDRHATAAALGFARPTANSLDGVGSRDFALEFLSACAILSAHLSRLSEELILYSTFEFGFLTLPDSHTTGSSIMPQKKNPDVSELARGKAGRVFGNLMGLLTVVKGTPLAYNKDLQEDKEGVFDSYDTLSIVLRLYAEMMPKTVWHAEITKAAAARGYSTATDVADFLARQGVPFREAHEVVGGLVGVASRSGRQLWELTDDELKSAHPLLSAEIAQTLTVEESVKNRLSYGGTAPQRVREAVEAAKAALKQ
- a CDS encoding GNAT family N-acetyltransferase; this encodes MTQPVTTPSDTAQGQLRLATPNDYAAVVKVMQDAGLSPDAVMVVGTTYWLLEQNGQPVGAIGLEHGEGASLLRGAAVVPSARGQGLGRQLVQSAVEHARQHGDKVLYMFSTGGDWESFHFVQVPLAVVMGDLPDAPQVAHYRAAGTRPGGTTWMRDLS
- a CDS encoding N-acetyltransferase; this translates as MTLALDSIILSDVHPEAPLSTRKARLSDIESIHALIGYWAAQGQMLVRSRVLLAENIRDFHLYFAAAYQGKAEGLVGVCGLHMLAPDLAEVRGLAIHPVMQGRGLGKKLVAACEDEARDIALPALFAWTYQQGFFEKCGFERIDKTNLHPKVWSECQRCAFFENCNEIAMFRALT
- a CDS encoding HIT family protein gives rise to the protein MNVTLELGGTLLGKRQAEWAHHLAHPDGNPLSTRAEFAGGEVLLENEWCVYSQDSRYADGLPYSGFIVTKRPCQTVFDLTPEEAAATHALLAEVRVHLDASVKPDGYTIGWNVYPAGGAHIPHVHLHIIPRWNTDVAAGAGLRYFLKAAQERRQQR
- the carA gene encoding glutamine-hydrolyzing carbamoyl-phosphate synthase small subunit, with product MIRKERAVLALEDGTVYRGYAFGHRGETVGEVVFNTSMTGYQEIMTDPSYNGQIVAMTYPHIGNYGVAIYDMESNKPFVRGFIGREFSDGFSNYRAQESLESFMQSHGVVSIQGIDTRALVRRLREGGVVKGVVAHRSFTHPEDSYGEFSVEEEMALVQRALQHEDIDGRDMTQEVTTALPYAFPTLKHGKRVVLMDFGIKHTIIERLAEVGIEPIVVPAQTTAAQVMALQPHGLFLSNGPGDPSAPTYAHRTAWELMGLLPTFGICLGHQILGLAAGGQTFKMKFGHRGGNQPVKNLLTSNVEITAQNHGYAVDLASIPNGEFVATHLNLNDQTLEGMAHSRYPVFSVQYHPEASPGPHDSRYLFDRFIEEIDAFDGATGTPVEKALSGRYGV
- a CDS encoding GNAT family N-acetyltransferase, with protein sequence MILAPDTSTTPHITIRQAKLSDLDTIRDLILAAGLSTERSAITATLEGCTYWMADLNGIPAGCIGLELGQGASLLRSASVLPASRRRGLGRALVMSALTYATLRGDKQLYLFSSGAGPFWEPFGFVPVSSAEVSAALPSAPQVLSGQSRGWIEREQAWKRVMGA
- a CDS encoding GNAT family N-acetyltransferase, translating into MNLPEEYVLRTATAQDAEIIQVQRDAMYTDMGSALERVQAASADSLKWLRCGLESGAYSGVLIETGGWVVAGAGVIWQEFPPSPRSLVTTRAYILNVYVATPQRGQGLARHLMQALLAECAIRNVSYISLHASDAGKRTYEKLGFGSTNELRLIMETP